One stretch of Oryzias latipes chromosome 7, ASM223467v1 DNA includes these proteins:
- the LOC101160069 gene encoding protein Wnt-5a: MNLAMGCVCRPVSWPPGRILDSRHCVFAVTLVMLLMQVVVVETNTWWSLAMNPLLIPEAYIIGAQPLCSQLVGLSPGQKKLCQLYQDHMQYIGEGAKTGIRECQYQFRHRRWNCSTVDNSSVFGRVMQIGSRETAFMYAISAAGVVNAVSRACREGELNSCGCSRAARPKDLPRDWLWGGCGDNLDYGCRFSKQFVDAREREKTPLKGSYESARKLMNLHNNEAGRRAVLELAHASCKCHGVSGSCSLKTCWLQLADFRKVGDLLKEKYDSAAAMKLNSRGRMVQMHSKFNAPTGDDLVYIDPSPDYCLKNQSTGSLGTVGRLCNKTSEGMDGCELMCCGRGYDQFKAEIVERCHCKFHWCCYVKCKRCSKTVDQFVCK; this comes from the exons ATGAATCTCGCAATGGGCTGTGTGTGTCGGCCAGTGAGCTGGCCCCCCGGCAGAATATTGGACTCCAGACACTGTGTCTTTGCTGTTACACTCGTCATGCTTCTCAtgcaggtggtggtggtggaaaCCAACACTTGGTG GTCTTTGGCCATGAACCCATTGCTGATCCCAGAGGCCTACATCATCGGGGCGCAGCCTCTCTGCAGCCAGCTGGTGGGGCTGTCACCAGGTCAGAAGAAGCTGTGCCAGCTCTACCAGGATCACATGCAGTACATTGGTGAAGGTGCCAAAACGGGCATCAGAGAGTGCCAGTATCAGTTCAGACATCGGCGTTGGAACTGCAGCACAGTGGACAACTCCTCTGTTTTTGGACGGGTTATGCAAATAG GCAGTCGAGAAACCGCATTTATGTATGCCATCAGCGCAGCAGGGGTTGTTAACGCTGTGAGCCGTGCCTGCAGAGAAGGGGAGCTCAACAGTTGTGGGTGCAGTCGTGCGGCCCGTCCGAAGGATCTTCCCCGAGACTGGCTGTGGGGCGGCTGCGGAGATAACCTTGACTACGGCTGCAGGTTCTCCAAGCAGTTCGTGGACGCACGTGAGCGAGAGAAGACCCCTTTGAAAGGCTCATATGAAAGCGCACGGAAGCTGATGAATCTTCACAACAATGAAGCAGGAAGGAGG GCGGTGTTGGAGCTTGCCCATGCGTCCTGCAAGTGCCATGGCGTATCAGGATCTTGCAGCCTAAAGACTTGCTGGCTGCAGCTGGCAGACTTCCGCAAGGTGGGCGATTTGCTGAAAGAGAAGTACGATAGTGCTGCAGCCATGAAACTCAACTCGCGTGGAAGAATGGTGCAGATGCACAGTAAGTTCAACGCGCCCACAGGTGATGATCTGGTGTACATAGACCCCAGTCCAGACTACTGCTTGAAGAACCAAAGCACAGGCTCCCTTGGCACAGTTGGGCGCCTTTGCAACAAGACCTCAGAGGGCATGGATGGGTGTGAGCTGATGTGCTGCGGCAGGGGTTACGACCAATTCAAGGCAGAGATTGTGGAGCGCTGCCACTGCAAGTTCCATTGGTGCTGCTACGTCAAGTGCAAGCGCTGCTCCAAAACCGTAGACCAGTTCGTCTGCAAGTGA